In Bos javanicus breed banteng chromosome 2, ARS-OSU_banteng_1.0, whole genome shotgun sequence, the following proteins share a genomic window:
- the ANKZF1 gene encoding tRNA endonuclease ANKZF1 isoform X3: MSPAPAATQVPVSVSLFDLSTDAPVLQGLRLVSHFPEEALAQSLQTSCPGSEEQISPERRPFQGALDISEKLFCSTCDQVFQNHQEQREHYKLDWHRFNLKQRLKDKPLLSALDFEKQSSTGDLSSISGSEDSDSDSEEDLQILAEERADLEKPTRPQGFHPHRVLFQNAQGQFLYAYRCVLGPRQASASTYCVVPLEEPELLLQNLQSGGPRDCVVLMAAAGHFAGAIFQGREVLTHKTFHRYTVRAKRGTTQGLRDARGAAAHSAGASLRRYNEAALYKEVRDLLAGPAWAKALEEAGTILLRAPRSGRSLFFGGREAPLRRGDPRLWDIPLATRRPTFQELQRVVHKLTTLHIHGSESEGGDGSQVELELVEVTLGTLDLREFDVFPKQRRRKRNKRERKQDLECGAQMTLSQQPKEDEALSGSAPFRPPLDEATSPCQSELWDVLLAACRAGDVGMLKDRLTASPLHPGVLPLLSAPLGSGGFTLLHAAAAAGRGSVVRLLLEAGADPTVQDSRARPPYTVTADRSTRNEFRRFMEKNPDAYDYSKAQVPGPLTAEMEARQATRRREQKAARRHREEQQRKQQEQEKQEQEEQQRFAALSDREKRALAAERRLAAQLAALNPQTPDPAITVSNIPRCWSCGMSLQGLVPFHYLDFSFCSTRCLRDHRCQAGKPSS; encoded by the exons ATGTCGCCGGCTCCAGCTGCAACCCAGGTTCCTGTGTCGGTCTCCCTGTTTGACCTCAGCACGGATGCTCCGGTCCTTCAGGGCCTGCGCCTGGTGAGCCACTTTCCCGAGGAGGCCTTGGCCCAGTCTCTGCAGACTTCCTGTCCAG GTTCAGAGGAGCAAATAAGCCCAGAAAGAAGACCATTCCAGGGAGCTCTGGATATTTCAGAGAAGTTGTTTTGTTCAACCTGTGACCAAGTCTTCCAGAACCACCAGGAACAG AGGGAACATTACAAGCTTGACTGGCATCGGTTTAACCTAAAGCAGCGTCTCAAGGACAAGCCTCTCCTGTCTGCCCTGGACTTTGAAAAGCAGAGTTCGACAG GCGATCTTTCCAGCATCTCAGGATCAGAAGACTCAGACTCAGACAGTGAGGAGGACCTGCAAATACTGGCTGAGGAGAGGGCTGACTTGGAAAAGCCTACGCGACCCCAAGGCTTCCACCCGCATCGGGTTCTTTTCCAGAATGCCCAGGGCCAGTTTCTTTATGCCTATCGCTGTGTCCTAGGCCCTCGCCAGGCAAGTGCCAGCACATATTGTGTG GTGCCCCTTGAAGAACCAGAACTGCTGCTTCAGAACCTGCAGAGTGGAGGTCCCAGGGACTGTGTGGTGCTCATGGCTGCTGCTGGGCACTTTGCTGGTGCCATTTTCCAAGG ACGAGAAGTGTTGACACACAAAACCTTTCACCGCTACACAGTGCGGGCCAAGCGGGGCACAACCCAGGGGCTTCGGGATGCCCGGGGTGCAGCTGCTCACTCTGCTGGGGCCAGTCTGAGGCGCTACAATGAAGCCGCACTCTATAAG GAAGTTCGTGACCTGCTGGCAGGGCCAGCCTGGGCTAAGGCACTGGAGGAGGCTGGGACAATACTTCTGCGTGCCCCCCGCTCTGGCCGGTCCTTGTTCTTCGGGGGCCGTGAGGCTCCCCTGCGCCGGGGAGATCCCCGACTTTGGGATATCCCCCTCGCTACCCGAAGACCCACCTTTCAAGAGCTACAGCGTGTAGTCCATAAGCTGACCACGTTACACATCCATG GATCAGAATCAGAAGGAGGAGATGGCTCCCAGGTAGAGTTGGAGCTAGTAGAGGTGACACTGGGAACGCTGGATCTTCGTGAGTTTGACGTATTTCCCAagcaaaggaggagaaaaaggaataagagggagagaaagcaagACCTGGAGTGTGGGGCACAAATGACTCTTTCCCAGCAACCAAAGGAAGATGAGGCCCTTTCAGGGTCAGCCCCTTTTCGGCCTCCCTTGGATGAGGCCACATCCCCCTGTCAGTCGGAGCTCTGGGATGTGCTTCTAGCTGCTTGCCGAGCTGGAGATGTGGGGATGCTGAAGGACCGACTCACTGCCAGCCCCCTACACCCTGGAGTTCTGCCTCTGCTCAGTGCCCCCTTGGGCTCCGGTGGCTTCACTCTCCTGCACGCAGCAGCCGCAGCTGGGAGAGGCTCAGTGGTTCGCCTGCTGCTGGAGGCAGGTGCGGACCCCACTGTGCA GGATTCCCGAGCTCGGCCACCGTATACAGTTACAGCTGACAGATCGACACGCAATGAGTTCCGGAGGTTCATGGAGAAGAATCCAGATGCTTATGATTACAGCAAAGCTCAG GTGCCGGGGCCGCTAACAGCAGAAATGGAGGCACGGCAGGCCACTCGGAGAAGGGAGCAGAAGGCAGCCCGGCGGCACCGGGAGGAACAGCAGCGgaagcagcaggagcaggagaagcaggagcaaGAAGAGCAGCAGCGATTTGCTGCCCTCAGCGACCGGGAGAAG AGAGCTCTGGCTGCAGAGCGCAGACTAGCTGCCCAGTTGGCAGCCCTCAACCCTCAGACCCCCGACCCTGCCATCACCGTCAGCAATATTCC ACGCTGCTGGAGTTGTGGGATGTCTCTCCAAGGCCTTGTTCCTTTTCACTACCTTGACTTCTCTTTCTGCTCCACACGCTGCCTACGGGATCATCGCTGTCAGgctgggaagccctcttcctGA
- the ANKZF1 gene encoding tRNA endonuclease ANKZF1 isoform X2, with product MSPAPAATQVPVSVSLFDLSTDAPVLQGLRLVSHFPEEALAQSLQTSCPGSEEQISPERRPFQGALDISEKLFCSTCDQVFQNHQEQREHYKLDWHRFNLKQRLKDKPLLSALDFEKQSSTGDLSSISGSEDSDSDSEEDLQILAEERADLEKPTRPQGFHPHRVLFQNAQGQFLYAYRCVLGPRQASASTYCVVPLEEPELLLQNLQSGGPRDCVVLMAAAGHFAGAIFQGREVLTHKTFHRYTVRAKRGTTQGLRDARGAAAHSAGASLRRYNEAALYKEVRDLLAGPAWAKALEEAGTILLRAPRSGRSLFFGGREAPLRRGDPRLWDIPLATRRPTFQELQRVVHKLTTLHIHGEDPRETSRLDLPQTHRKRVRERKVIEEESKVPSDENEALGQNKEAPTQGSESEGGDGSQVELELVEVTLGTLDLREFDVFPKQRRRKRNKRERKQDLECGAQMTLSQQPKEDEALSGSAPFRPPLDEATSPCQSELWDVLLAACRAGDVGMLKDRLTASPLHPGVLPLLSAPLGSGGFTLLHAAAAAGRGSVVRLLLEAGADPTVQDSRARPPYTVTADRSTRNEFRRFMEKNPDAYDYSKAQVPGPLTAEMEARQATRRREQKAARRHREEQQRKQQEQEKQEQEEQQRFAALSDREKRALAAERRLAAQLAALNPQTPDPAITVSNIPRCWSCGMSLQGLVPFHYLDFSFCSTRCLRDHRCQAGKPSS from the exons ATGTCGCCGGCTCCAGCTGCAACCCAGGTTCCTGTGTCGGTCTCCCTGTTTGACCTCAGCACGGATGCTCCGGTCCTTCAGGGCCTGCGCCTGGTGAGCCACTTTCCCGAGGAGGCCTTGGCCCAGTCTCTGCAGACTTCCTGTCCAG GTTCAGAGGAGCAAATAAGCCCAGAAAGAAGACCATTCCAGGGAGCTCTGGATATTTCAGAGAAGTTGTTTTGTTCAACCTGTGACCAAGTCTTCCAGAACCACCAGGAACAG AGGGAACATTACAAGCTTGACTGGCATCGGTTTAACCTAAAGCAGCGTCTCAAGGACAAGCCTCTCCTGTCTGCCCTGGACTTTGAAAAGCAGAGTTCGACAG GCGATCTTTCCAGCATCTCAGGATCAGAAGACTCAGACTCAGACAGTGAGGAGGACCTGCAAATACTGGCTGAGGAGAGGGCTGACTTGGAAAAGCCTACGCGACCCCAAGGCTTCCACCCGCATCGGGTTCTTTTCCAGAATGCCCAGGGCCAGTTTCTTTATGCCTATCGCTGTGTCCTAGGCCCTCGCCAGGCAAGTGCCAGCACATATTGTGTG GTGCCCCTTGAAGAACCAGAACTGCTGCTTCAGAACCTGCAGAGTGGAGGTCCCAGGGACTGTGTGGTGCTCATGGCTGCTGCTGGGCACTTTGCTGGTGCCATTTTCCAAGG ACGAGAAGTGTTGACACACAAAACCTTTCACCGCTACACAGTGCGGGCCAAGCGGGGCACAACCCAGGGGCTTCGGGATGCCCGGGGTGCAGCTGCTCACTCTGCTGGGGCCAGTCTGAGGCGCTACAATGAAGCCGCACTCTATAAG GAAGTTCGTGACCTGCTGGCAGGGCCAGCCTGGGCTAAGGCACTGGAGGAGGCTGGGACAATACTTCTGCGTGCCCCCCGCTCTGGCCGGTCCTTGTTCTTCGGGGGCCGTGAGGCTCCCCTGCGCCGGGGAGATCCCCGACTTTGGGATATCCCCCTCGCTACCCGAAGACCCACCTTTCAAGAGCTACAGCGTGTAGTCCATAAGCTGACCACGTTACACATCCATG GAGAAGACCCCCGGGAGACAAGCAGGTTGGATTTACCTCAGACACACAGGAAGAGAGTGAGAGAAAGGAAGGTTATCGAGGAAGAAAGCAAAGTCCCCAGTGATGAAAATGAGGCACTCGGGCAGAACAAGGAAGCTCCCACACAGG GATCAGAATCAGAAGGAGGAGATGGCTCCCAGGTAGAGTTGGAGCTAGTAGAGGTGACACTGGGAACGCTGGATCTTCGTGAGTTTGACGTATTTCCCAagcaaaggaggagaaaaaggaataagagggagagaaagcaagACCTGGAGTGTGGGGCACAAATGACTCTTTCCCAGCAACCAAAGGAAGATGAGGCCCTTTCAGGGTCAGCCCCTTTTCGGCCTCCCTTGGATGAGGCCACATCCCCCTGTCAGTCGGAGCTCTGGGATGTGCTTCTAGCTGCTTGCCGAGCTGGAGATGTGGGGATGCTGAAGGACCGACTCACTGCCAGCCCCCTACACCCTGGAGTTCTGCCTCTGCTCAGTGCCCCCTTGGGCTCCGGTGGCTTCACTCTCCTGCACGCAGCAGCCGCAGCTGGGAGAGGCTCAGTGGTTCGCCTGCTGCTGGAGGCAGGTGCGGACCCCACTGTGCA GGATTCCCGAGCTCGGCCACCGTATACAGTTACAGCTGACAGATCGACACGCAATGAGTTCCGGAGGTTCATGGAGAAGAATCCAGATGCTTATGATTACAGCAAAGCTCAG GTGCCGGGGCCGCTAACAGCAGAAATGGAGGCACGGCAGGCCACTCGGAGAAGGGAGCAGAAGGCAGCCCGGCGGCACCGGGAGGAACAGCAGCGgaagcagcaggagcaggagaagcaggagcaaGAAGAGCAGCAGCGATTTGCTGCCCTCAGCGACCGGGAGAAG AGAGCTCTGGCTGCAGAGCGCAGACTAGCTGCCCAGTTGGCAGCCCTCAACCCTCAGACCCCCGACCCTGCCATCACCGTCAGCAATATTCC ACGCTGCTGGAGTTGTGGGATGTCTCTCCAAGGCCTTGTTCCTTTTCACTACCTTGACTTCTCTTTCTGCTCCACACGCTGCCTACGGGATCATCGCTGTCAGgctgggaagccctcttcctGA
- the ANKZF1 gene encoding tRNA endonuclease ANKZF1 isoform X4 → MSPAPAATQVPVSVSLFDLSTDAPVLQGLRLVSHFPEEALAQSLQTSCPGSEEQISPERRPFQGALDISEKLFCSTCDQVFQNHQEQREHYKLDWHRFNLKQRLKDKPLLSALDFEKQSSTGDLSSISGSEDSDSDSEEDLQILAEERADLEKPTRPQGFHPHRVLFQNAQGQFLYAYRCVLGPRQASASTYCVVPLEEPELLLQNLQSGGPRDCVVLMAAAGHFAGAIFQGREVLTHKTFHRYTVRAKRGTTQGLRDARGAAAHSAGASLRRYNEAALYKEVRDLLAGPAWAKALEEAGTILLRAPRSGRSLFFGGREAPLRRGDPRLWDIPLATRRPTFQELQRVVHKLTTLHIHGEDPRETSRLDLPQTHRKRVRERKVIEEESKVPSDENEALGQNKEAPTQGLHTTWQLSGSESEGGDGSQVELELVEVTLGTLDLREFDVFPKQRRRKRNKRERKQDLECGAQMTLSQQPKEDEALSGSAPFRPPLDEATSPCQSELWDVLLAACRAGDVGMLKDRLTASPLHPGVLPLLSAPLGSGGFTLLHAAAAAGRGSVVRLLLEAGIPELGHRIQLQLTDRHAMSSGGSWRRIQMLMITAKLRCRGR, encoded by the exons ATGTCGCCGGCTCCAGCTGCAACCCAGGTTCCTGTGTCGGTCTCCCTGTTTGACCTCAGCACGGATGCTCCGGTCCTTCAGGGCCTGCGCCTGGTGAGCCACTTTCCCGAGGAGGCCTTGGCCCAGTCTCTGCAGACTTCCTGTCCAG GTTCAGAGGAGCAAATAAGCCCAGAAAGAAGACCATTCCAGGGAGCTCTGGATATTTCAGAGAAGTTGTTTTGTTCAACCTGTGACCAAGTCTTCCAGAACCACCAGGAACAG AGGGAACATTACAAGCTTGACTGGCATCGGTTTAACCTAAAGCAGCGTCTCAAGGACAAGCCTCTCCTGTCTGCCCTGGACTTTGAAAAGCAGAGTTCGACAG GCGATCTTTCCAGCATCTCAGGATCAGAAGACTCAGACTCAGACAGTGAGGAGGACCTGCAAATACTGGCTGAGGAGAGGGCTGACTTGGAAAAGCCTACGCGACCCCAAGGCTTCCACCCGCATCGGGTTCTTTTCCAGAATGCCCAGGGCCAGTTTCTTTATGCCTATCGCTGTGTCCTAGGCCCTCGCCAGGCAAGTGCCAGCACATATTGTGTG GTGCCCCTTGAAGAACCAGAACTGCTGCTTCAGAACCTGCAGAGTGGAGGTCCCAGGGACTGTGTGGTGCTCATGGCTGCTGCTGGGCACTTTGCTGGTGCCATTTTCCAAGG ACGAGAAGTGTTGACACACAAAACCTTTCACCGCTACACAGTGCGGGCCAAGCGGGGCACAACCCAGGGGCTTCGGGATGCCCGGGGTGCAGCTGCTCACTCTGCTGGGGCCAGTCTGAGGCGCTACAATGAAGCCGCACTCTATAAG GAAGTTCGTGACCTGCTGGCAGGGCCAGCCTGGGCTAAGGCACTGGAGGAGGCTGGGACAATACTTCTGCGTGCCCCCCGCTCTGGCCGGTCCTTGTTCTTCGGGGGCCGTGAGGCTCCCCTGCGCCGGGGAGATCCCCGACTTTGGGATATCCCCCTCGCTACCCGAAGACCCACCTTTCAAGAGCTACAGCGTGTAGTCCATAAGCTGACCACGTTACACATCCATG GAGAAGACCCCCGGGAGACAAGCAGGTTGGATTTACCTCAGACACACAGGAAGAGAGTGAGAGAAAGGAAGGTTATCGAGGAAGAAAGCAAAGTCCCCAGTGATGAAAATGAGGCACTCGGGCAGAACAAGGAAGCTCCCACACAGGGTTTGCACAccacctggcaattgtcag GATCAGAATCAGAAGGAGGAGATGGCTCCCAGGTAGAGTTGGAGCTAGTAGAGGTGACACTGGGAACGCTGGATCTTCGTGAGTTTGACGTATTTCCCAagcaaaggaggagaaaaaggaataagagggagagaaagcaagACCTGGAGTGTGGGGCACAAATGACTCTTTCCCAGCAACCAAAGGAAGATGAGGCCCTTTCAGGGTCAGCCCCTTTTCGGCCTCCCTTGGATGAGGCCACATCCCCCTGTCAGTCGGAGCTCTGGGATGTGCTTCTAGCTGCTTGCCGAGCTGGAGATGTGGGGATGCTGAAGGACCGACTCACTGCCAGCCCCCTACACCCTGGAGTTCTGCCTCTGCTCAGTGCCCCCTTGGGCTCCGGTGGCTTCACTCTCCTGCACGCAGCAGCCGCAGCTGGGAGAGGCTCAGTGGTTCGCCTGCTGCTGGAGGCAG GGATTCCCGAGCTCGGCCACCGTATACAGTTACAGCTGACAGATCGACACGCAATGAGTTCCGGAGGTTCATGGAGAAGAATCCAGATGCTTATGATTACAGCAAAGCTCAG GTGCCGGGGCCGCTAA
- the ANKZF1 gene encoding tRNA endonuclease ANKZF1 isoform X1, whose translation MSPAPAATQVPVSVSLFDLSTDAPVLQGLRLVSHFPEEALAQSLQTSCPGSEEQISPERRPFQGALDISEKLFCSTCDQVFQNHQEQREHYKLDWHRFNLKQRLKDKPLLSALDFEKQSSTGDLSSISGSEDSDSDSEEDLQILAEERADLEKPTRPQGFHPHRVLFQNAQGQFLYAYRCVLGPRQASASTYCVVPLEEPELLLQNLQSGGPRDCVVLMAAAGHFAGAIFQGREVLTHKTFHRYTVRAKRGTTQGLRDARGAAAHSAGASLRRYNEAALYKEVRDLLAGPAWAKALEEAGTILLRAPRSGRSLFFGGREAPLRRGDPRLWDIPLATRRPTFQELQRVVHKLTTLHIHGEDPRETSRLDLPQTHRKRVRERKVIEEESKVPSDENEALGQNKEAPTQGLHTTWQLSGSESEGGDGSQVELELVEVTLGTLDLREFDVFPKQRRRKRNKRERKQDLECGAQMTLSQQPKEDEALSGSAPFRPPLDEATSPCQSELWDVLLAACRAGDVGMLKDRLTASPLHPGVLPLLSAPLGSGGFTLLHAAAAAGRGSVVRLLLEAGADPTVQDSRARPPYTVTADRSTRNEFRRFMEKNPDAYDYSKAQVPGPLTAEMEARQATRRREQKAARRHREEQQRKQQEQEKQEQEEQQRFAALSDREKRALAAERRLAAQLAALNPQTPDPAITVSNIPRCWSCGMSLQGLVPFHYLDFSFCSTRCLRDHRCQAGKPSS comes from the exons ATGTCGCCGGCTCCAGCTGCAACCCAGGTTCCTGTGTCGGTCTCCCTGTTTGACCTCAGCACGGATGCTCCGGTCCTTCAGGGCCTGCGCCTGGTGAGCCACTTTCCCGAGGAGGCCTTGGCCCAGTCTCTGCAGACTTCCTGTCCAG GTTCAGAGGAGCAAATAAGCCCAGAAAGAAGACCATTCCAGGGAGCTCTGGATATTTCAGAGAAGTTGTTTTGTTCAACCTGTGACCAAGTCTTCCAGAACCACCAGGAACAG AGGGAACATTACAAGCTTGACTGGCATCGGTTTAACCTAAAGCAGCGTCTCAAGGACAAGCCTCTCCTGTCTGCCCTGGACTTTGAAAAGCAGAGTTCGACAG GCGATCTTTCCAGCATCTCAGGATCAGAAGACTCAGACTCAGACAGTGAGGAGGACCTGCAAATACTGGCTGAGGAGAGGGCTGACTTGGAAAAGCCTACGCGACCCCAAGGCTTCCACCCGCATCGGGTTCTTTTCCAGAATGCCCAGGGCCAGTTTCTTTATGCCTATCGCTGTGTCCTAGGCCCTCGCCAGGCAAGTGCCAGCACATATTGTGTG GTGCCCCTTGAAGAACCAGAACTGCTGCTTCAGAACCTGCAGAGTGGAGGTCCCAGGGACTGTGTGGTGCTCATGGCTGCTGCTGGGCACTTTGCTGGTGCCATTTTCCAAGG ACGAGAAGTGTTGACACACAAAACCTTTCACCGCTACACAGTGCGGGCCAAGCGGGGCACAACCCAGGGGCTTCGGGATGCCCGGGGTGCAGCTGCTCACTCTGCTGGGGCCAGTCTGAGGCGCTACAATGAAGCCGCACTCTATAAG GAAGTTCGTGACCTGCTGGCAGGGCCAGCCTGGGCTAAGGCACTGGAGGAGGCTGGGACAATACTTCTGCGTGCCCCCCGCTCTGGCCGGTCCTTGTTCTTCGGGGGCCGTGAGGCTCCCCTGCGCCGGGGAGATCCCCGACTTTGGGATATCCCCCTCGCTACCCGAAGACCCACCTTTCAAGAGCTACAGCGTGTAGTCCATAAGCTGACCACGTTACACATCCATG GAGAAGACCCCCGGGAGACAAGCAGGTTGGATTTACCTCAGACACACAGGAAGAGAGTGAGAGAAAGGAAGGTTATCGAGGAAGAAAGCAAAGTCCCCAGTGATGAAAATGAGGCACTCGGGCAGAACAAGGAAGCTCCCACACAGGGTTTGCACAccacctggcaattgtcag GATCAGAATCAGAAGGAGGAGATGGCTCCCAGGTAGAGTTGGAGCTAGTAGAGGTGACACTGGGAACGCTGGATCTTCGTGAGTTTGACGTATTTCCCAagcaaaggaggagaaaaaggaataagagggagagaaagcaagACCTGGAGTGTGGGGCACAAATGACTCTTTCCCAGCAACCAAAGGAAGATGAGGCCCTTTCAGGGTCAGCCCCTTTTCGGCCTCCCTTGGATGAGGCCACATCCCCCTGTCAGTCGGAGCTCTGGGATGTGCTTCTAGCTGCTTGCCGAGCTGGAGATGTGGGGATGCTGAAGGACCGACTCACTGCCAGCCCCCTACACCCTGGAGTTCTGCCTCTGCTCAGTGCCCCCTTGGGCTCCGGTGGCTTCACTCTCCTGCACGCAGCAGCCGCAGCTGGGAGAGGCTCAGTGGTTCGCCTGCTGCTGGAGGCAGGTGCGGACCCCACTGTGCA GGATTCCCGAGCTCGGCCACCGTATACAGTTACAGCTGACAGATCGACACGCAATGAGTTCCGGAGGTTCATGGAGAAGAATCCAGATGCTTATGATTACAGCAAAGCTCAG GTGCCGGGGCCGCTAACAGCAGAAATGGAGGCACGGCAGGCCACTCGGAGAAGGGAGCAGAAGGCAGCCCGGCGGCACCGGGAGGAACAGCAGCGgaagcagcaggagcaggagaagcaggagcaaGAAGAGCAGCAGCGATTTGCTGCCCTCAGCGACCGGGAGAAG AGAGCTCTGGCTGCAGAGCGCAGACTAGCTGCCCAGTTGGCAGCCCTCAACCCTCAGACCCCCGACCCTGCCATCACCGTCAGCAATATTCC ACGCTGCTGGAGTTGTGGGATGTCTCTCCAAGGCCTTGTTCCTTTTCACTACCTTGACTTCTCTTTCTGCTCCACACGCTGCCTACGGGATCATCGCTGTCAGgctgggaagccctcttcctGA